A single genomic interval of Mustelus asterias chromosome 13, sMusAst1.hap1.1, whole genome shotgun sequence harbors:
- the rnf224 gene encoding E3 ubiquitin-protein ligase RNF183, protein MAAEGNGTECECAICWNAYDNAFRTPKILECEHTFCLECLARMSLASVPDMEPGMCCPLCRRLTPLGAGQLVTGLRTNADILGRMRLQPLHVYLDHGRLFYKGPGKASFLLRRPTVYTLSLEVEREGGLPLRTQAAPALEERLPQNTLWKCCQSPPCRTVTYIMIATFGITIILVISLFWTKKILWDLG, encoded by the coding sequence ATGGCAGCGGAGGGTAACGGCACCGAGTGCGAATGCGCCATCTGCTGGAACGCCTATGACAACGCGTTCCGCACGCCCAAGATCCTGGAGTGTGAGCACACCTTCTGCCTGGAGTGCCTGGCCCGCATGAGCCTGGCCTCCGTGCCCGACATGGAGCCCGGCATGTGCTGCCCGCTGTGCCGCCGCCTCACCCCGCTGGGCGCCGGGCAACTGGTGACGGGCCTGCGCACCAACGCCGACATCCTGGGCCGCATGCGGCTGCAGCCGCTCCACGTCTACCTGGACCACGGCCGCCTCTTCTACAAGGGGCCCGGCAAGGCCAGCTTCCTGCTGCGGCGGCCCACCGTCTACACCCTGAGCCTGGAGGTGGAGCGGGAGGGCGGCCTCCCCCTGCGAACCCAGGCGGCTCCGGCGCTGGAAGAGCGGTTGCCTCAGAACACGCTGTGGAAATGCTGCCAGAGCCCCCCCTGCAGAACCGTCACCTACATCATGATCGCCACCTTTGGAATCACCATCATTCTAGTCATCTCACTCTTCTGGACTAAGAAAATACTGTGGGATTTGGGCTGA